AAGCGGCTCAATATATACAGCGTCAGCAATTTCAGTATCTGTCATGATGGTGGCAGGATTGGAATTTACTAGAATGACACGATAACCTTCTTCTTTCAATGCAATGCAGGCCTGTGTTCCAGCATAATCAAACTCTGCTGCCTGTCCGATGACAATTGGTCCTGATCCGATAACTAAAATGCTTTTTATATCTGTACGCTTTGGCATGCTGCAGCACCTTCCTCTTTATGTGATTCAATCATTTGCAGGAATTGTTCAAATAATCCATTTGCATCCTCCGGTCCCGGTGAAGCCTCAGGGTGATATTGCACAGTGAACGCCGGGACTTCTTTATGTTTCAAACCTTCAATCGTTCCATCGTTTAATGCAATATGTGTTACTTCCAGAGGACTACCCGAGATGGAGTTTTCTTCCACTGAATATCCATGGTTTTGAGATGTTAATGCGACTTTTCCGGTTTGCAAATCTTTTACCGGATGGTTTGAACCGCGATGGCCGAATTTCATTTTTTCTGTATTGGCACCGCATGCGAGGGCAAAAAGCTGATGTCCCAGGCAAATCCCAAAAATCGGCACGTTTCCTAACAGACCTTTAATCATTGTGATGGCTTCCGGAACATCTTTCGGGTCTCCCGGCCCATTTGAAAGCATAACCCCATCCGGGCTCATGCTGAGTATTTCTTCAGCTGTTGTATTATATGGTACAACAATCACATCACAATCCCGTTTGTTTAATTCTCTTAAGATACCGTGTTTCATGCCGAAATCTACAAGGACTACCCTTCTGCCGCGTCCGGGGCTTGGATAAGGTGTCTTAGTTGAAACTTTCTTAACCTGATCGTTTCGCAGCTTGGTTGCCCGCAGTTTTTCTAAGATTAATTCCGGGTTTTCACTTATGCTGCAAATAGCACCTTTCAGCGTACCATGCTGCCTGATAATCCTTGTTAATTTTCTAGTATCAATCCCAGCGATCCCAGGGATGTTTTTCATCTCAAAGTATTCAGCAATTGACTGTTCATTTCTCCAGTTTGATGGAAACTCGCTTGCTTCTTTTACAATGAACCCGGAGATGGCAGGGGAGATGGATTCAAAATCATCTCGATTAATTCCATAATTTCCGATTAAAGGGTATGTCAATGTTACAATTTGTCCACAGTAGGAAGGGTCAGAGAGAATTTCCTGATAACCCGTCATTCCTGTATTGAATACTACCTCTCCAATCGAATTCGTATCGCTTCCAAAGCCTTTTCCAATAAAAATTGTTCCGTCTTCCAGAATCAGCTGTTTTTTCATGCTTTTACACTCCTTCTGTTCCAAACAATTTTTCCTTCAGCTATTGTCATGACTGGCCAGCCTTTACAATCCCAGCCAGTAAATGGCGTGTTTTTCCCTTTTGATAAGAACTGAACAGGGTCAATCTTTTCCTGGCGGTTTAGATCAAGCAGGACAAGATCAGCGATTCCACCTGCTTCCAATTTTCCTGATTGAATGCCGAATGCCTTTGCTGGCTTGATTGTTAAATAATCAATCAGCTGTTTTAGCGTGAATATTCCCTTCTCGACAAAGTGTGTGTATAGAAGCGGGAAGGCTGTCTCAAGTCCAACAATCCCAAAAGGCGCCAGCTCCATCCCCTCTTCTTTTTCCGCTGCTGTGTGAGGTGCATGGTCGGTCGCGATAAAATCAATCGTGCCGTCCAATAATCCTTCTATTAAGGCAGCTCGGTCATCTGCCCCTCTTAATGGAGGATTCATTTTAAAGTTTGCATCCAGACCTGGGATATCCTCTTCACATAGAAGGAGGTGATGAGGTGTCACTTCGGCCGTTACCTTGATGCCTGCCCGCTTTGCATCTCTTACCACCCTGACAGACTCTTTCGTGCTGATATGGCAGACATGATAATGGCAGCCAGCAGCTTCGGCAAGGAGTACATCCCTTGCGATTTGCACTGATTCACAGACGGAAGGGATACCATTTAAACCATTCTCTTTAGCAAAAACTCCATCATGTACGGAACCTTTGTTAATGAGGGTATTTTCTTCGCAGTGCGCAACAATCGGCATTCTTATCTCTGCGGCATTCCTCATTGCCTGCAGCATCATGGCTGCTGATTGAACCCCAACTCCGTCATCTGTAAAAGCAAACGCTCCAGCTTCTTTCAGTGCTTTAAAATCTGTTAATTCCTGGCCAAGCTCACGGATCGTAATCGATGCATATGGCAAAACCTTGACCGACGCAGTCTCTTCAATACGGCAGTTCAATTTATCAAGCTGTTCTTTCGTATCAGGTACAGGCCGGGTATTCGGCATGGCAGCAACCGTTGTGAAACCGCCTTTGGCTGCTGCTTTAGTGCCAGTTTCAATGGTCTCTTTCTTTTCACCGCCAGGTTCACGCAAGTGTACATGGAGATCTATAAAGCCTGGTGCAATCAATAAGCCTTCAGCATCAATCACTTCCTGTGCCTTTTCCTCGATACCTGCACCTATCCCGGCAATTTTTCCTGACTTTATGTAAATGTCAGTTTTTACAAAGTTCCCTTCTTTAGTAAGCAACTGGCCATTTTTGATTAATATTGACATGATTAGCTCCCCTTCAATATGTTCAATCGATCTTTTTAGTACAGCCATTCGGATGTACACACCATTTTGCATTTGTTTGAAGATTCTGGAACGCTCACATTCCACCAGGCAATCTGCTATTTCCACACCCCGATTTACAGGGGCCGGATGCATGATAATGCTGTTTGGCTTCATTTTTGTTTCACGCTCTTCTGTAAGGCCGTATGCCAGGTGGTATTCTTCAGCCGTTTGATTGGCTTTGGATTCATGCCGCTCATGCTGGATTCTCAGCAGCATGACAGCATCAGCGGTTTCAATAGCTGTATCAACATCTTCATACATGCCATTTTCAAGCAATTCTTCATTGAACCATTCTTTTGGTCCGGAGAAAACAACCTTCGCACCGAGCCGGACAAGTGCATCTGCATTGGATCTTGCGACACGGCTATGGGCAATATCACCGATGATGGCTACTTTTAATCCTTCAAAGGAACCGAATTCCTGTTTAATTGTCAGCAGGTCTAGCAGGGATTGTGTTGGATGGTGGCCGCAGCCATCCCCTGCATTAAGGATAGAAACACCGCTTTTATCTGTTAATTCGTCAAAGTAGCGGTCCTGGCTATGGCGAATGACTACTGCATGCACTCCGATTGCTTCAAGTGTTTTTACCGTATCGTATAGTGACTCACCCTTCGATACACTTGACGTACTGACTTCAAATGGGATTATGTCCAATCCAAGCCGCCTTTCCGCAACTTCAAAGCTGCACTTTGTCCTTGTGCTATTCTCAAAAAAGAGGTTGGCGACAAAAACCTTTTGTTCAGGAGTCCATGTTCCGCCGTTTAAAAAGTATTGTGCATCATTAAGTATTTTATTGATTTCTTTAATCTCTAGCTCTGAGGTAGTGAGCAAATGTTTCAATTTTTTCCTCCTCTTCAAAAAAAGCACCCTGCCGATTTGGTCAGGGTGCTGCAAAGTTGAGGCAGCCAGATATACGGATACACTGATCCCCGTATAGCAGGTTTGCCGCCAACACCCTTATAAGCCTCTCGGGACTTAGTTAAAAAGCGTTAAGCTACATTATTTTTTTCATTTTCAGCTTCAAACATATCTTCCTTAGCCTCTTCTCTTCCAGGGAGAATCAGGTTCAGGAGAACGCCGCTGATCGCTGCCAGAGCCATTCCTTCCAGTTTGAATGCCCAAATTTCGATATGGGCTCCGCCAATTCCGAGTACAAGGATGACGGATGCGATAACCAGGTTACGGTTGTTTCCAAAATCCACCTTGCTGTCAACAAGCATTCTTAATCCTGATGAAGCGATGATCCCGAACAGCAGGATCGACACGCCGCCCATTACTGGAGTAGGGATCGAGCTGATCAGTGCTGTTACCTTGCCAATGAATCCGAAGATGATGGCGATGACTGCAGCACCTGCCAGTACATAGACACTGTATATTTTTGTGATGGCCAGTACGCCAATGTTTTCACCGTAAGTTGTCTTTGGCGGACCCCCGATTAATGCCGAGATCATTGTTCCTGTTCCATCAGCAAGGATGGAGCGGTGAAGACCCGGTTCTTTAATATAGTCTCTCCCAACTACTTTTCCAAGGACAAGCTGATGACCGATATGTTCAGAGATTGTCACAACAGCCACCGGAATCATTAGAAGTGCCAGATCCAGGGTTATCCTCACTTCATAATCAGCGAACGGAATTATGAACTCCGGCATTTCGAACCAGGCTGCCTGCTGTACAAGTGAGAAGTCTATAAGGCCCACAGCCAGTGAGTAAACATACCCGATGATGATACCTGCAAGAATCGGCACCATGCTGAGCATTCCTTTTGCATAGATGGAGAAGATAATTGTTGCACCTAAAGTGATGAGCGCCGCTGAAAAATGCAGCATGCTGTATTCACCCGTTTCAGGGTTGTTCATGGCCATACCGACTGCTGTGCCTGCTAATGCCAAACCGATTACGATGATAACCGGGCCGACCACGATGGGTGGAAGCAGATTCATAATCCAGCGGTAGCCTGCTTTTTTGATGATTAATGCTACGGCTCCATATACTAGCCCTGCCATAAAGCTTCCGATCATGGCAGCACCTGGTCCGCCAGCTGCTTTTGCTGCTATGATCGGAGCAATGAAAGCGAAAGATGACCCTAAGTATGCCGGTACCTGCCATTTTGTTATGATGAGGAAAGCGATTGTTGCCAGTCCGCTTGAGATTAAAGCTATGGCAGGATTTAATCCTACTAAGAAAGGTACAAGTATAGTGGCTCCGAACATTGCGAATAAGTGCTGTAAACTTAATGTCAGCCAATGGGCTGGTTTTGGAACATCTTTTATATCTAGAATAGGCTTATGCATCCCAATCTCTCCTCTTCATTTTATTAAAAAACCCTCCTTGCCAGATCCGCAAAGAGGGTATAAGAGCACAGCAAAAGACAGACTGCTTCTGCTGAGTTCCCCTTTGCCAGCCTCTCTGGACTGCATTTAAAAGGGCTATTTAATTTTCAAAAATGCTTACTTGATCGTTTTCATCCACTTCCTTCAGCTCAACAACAATTTTCTCCGAACTGGAGGTTGGAATGTTTTTTCCTACATAATCAGCTCTTATCGGAAGCTCTCTATGGCCCCGGTCCACGAGTACTGCCAGCTGAATCTGCGATGGCCTTCCGATGTCAATCAGCGCATCAAGAGCGGCTCTGACCGTTCTTCCTGTATAAAGAACATCATCGACCAAGATCACTTTCTGATCATTTATATCTTTTG
This window of the Cytobacillus pseudoceanisediminis genome carries:
- a CDS encoding carbamoyl phosphate synthase small subunit, whose product is MKKQLILEDGTIFIGKGFGSDTNSIGEVVFNTGMTGYQEILSDPSYCGQIVTLTYPLIGNYGINRDDFESISPAISGFIVKEASEFPSNWRNEQSIAEYFEMKNIPGIAGIDTRKLTRIIRQHGTLKGAICSISENPELILEKLRATKLRNDQVKKVSTKTPYPSPGRGRRVVLVDFGMKHGILRELNKRDCDVIVVPYNTTAEEILSMSPDGVMLSNGPGDPKDVPEAITMIKGLLGNVPIFGICLGHQLFALACGANTEKMKFGHRGSNHPVKDLQTGKVALTSQNHGYSVEENSISGSPLEVTHIALNDGTIEGLKHKEVPAFTVQYHPEASPGPEDANGLFEQFLQMIESHKEEGAAACQSVQI
- a CDS encoding dihydroorotase is translated as MSILIKNGQLLTKEGNFVKTDIYIKSGKIAGIGAGIEEKAQEVIDAEGLLIAPGFIDLHVHLREPGGEKKETIETGTKAAAKGGFTTVAAMPNTRPVPDTKEQLDKLNCRIEETASVKVLPYASITIRELGQELTDFKALKEAGAFAFTDDGVGVQSAAMMLQAMRNAAEIRMPIVAHCEENTLINKGSVHDGVFAKENGLNGIPSVCESVQIARDVLLAEAAGCHYHVCHISTKESVRVVRDAKRAGIKVTAEVTPHHLLLCEEDIPGLDANFKMNPPLRGADDRAALIEGLLDGTIDFIATDHAPHTAAEKEEGMELAPFGIVGLETAFPLLYTHFVEKGIFTLKQLIDYLTIKPAKAFGIQSGKLEAGGIADLVLLDLNRQEKIDPVQFLSKGKNTPFTGWDCKGWPVMTIAEGKIVWNRRSVKA
- a CDS encoding solute carrier family 23 protein; its protein translation is MHKPILDIKDVPKPAHWLTLSLQHLFAMFGATILVPFLVGLNPAIALISSGLATIAFLIITKWQVPAYLGSSFAFIAPIIAAKAAGGPGAAMIGSFMAGLVYGAVALIIKKAGYRWIMNLLPPIVVGPVIIVIGLALAGTAVGMAMNNPETGEYSMLHFSAALITLGATIIFSIYAKGMLSMVPILAGIIIGYVYSLAVGLIDFSLVQQAAWFEMPEFIIPFADYEVRITLDLALLMIPVAVVTISEHIGHQLVLGKVVGRDYIKEPGLHRSILADGTGTMISALIGGPPKTTYGENIGVLAITKIYSVYVLAGAAVIAIIFGFIGKVTALISSIPTPVMGGVSILLFGIIASSGLRMLVDSKVDFGNNRNLVIASVILVLGIGGAHIEIWAFKLEGMALAAISGVLLNLILPGREEAKEDMFEAENEKNNVA